The Chloracidobacterium sp. genome includes a window with the following:
- the nagZ gene encoding beta-N-acetylhexosaminidase, translating into MFSLEQKIGQFLFIGIPGPTLDADTQHLIKTIQPGGIILFARNLESPQQTAELTTDIRRFSRVVPLIAIDQEGGRVDRLRNLAGPTPSAKQIVRADDAKLAFELGVVTADLLRLLGFNINLAPVLDIEVPGDQPNGLEERCWGRQAMTVIRFAGTYLEGLQNHGILGCGKHFPGLGGASVDSHHALPIVNRSEKQLWAEDLRVYADLFGTLYTRVPAVIIAHASYPAFDGHGGIPASLSRNIVTDLLRKRMEFSGVAICDDLEMGAIQKTVEFSEAVVRAIEAGNDMILICSRPDLVREAQAALIRAVESGRITRPRLETSIDRIAKVKAMVMAPQPYSVEAFRRATERLAVIYRAAMESSAL; encoded by the coding sequence ATGTTTTCGCTGGAACAAAAAATTGGGCAGTTTTTGTTTATCGGCATACCGGGACCGACGCTTGACGCGGACACCCAGCACCTCATCAAGACCATTCAACCGGGTGGAATCATTCTTTTTGCCCGCAACCTAGAATCGCCGCAGCAAACCGCAGAACTTACCACTGATATTCGGCGCTTCAGTCGCGTTGTCCCGCTCATTGCCATTGATCAGGAAGGTGGGCGAGTCGACCGTTTGCGTAACTTGGCCGGTCCAACGCCATCGGCGAAGCAAATTGTGCGCGCGGATGACGCCAAGTTGGCCTTTGAGTTGGGCGTCGTGACCGCCGACCTGCTGCGCTTGCTCGGCTTTAACATAAACCTTGCGCCTGTCCTTGACATTGAGGTCCCAGGCGACCAGCCGAATGGTCTGGAGGAACGTTGTTGGGGCAGGCAGGCGATGACGGTGATCCGCTTCGCCGGGACTTACCTTGAGGGCCTTCAGAATCACGGGATTCTTGGTTGTGGGAAGCATTTTCCTGGCCTTGGCGGCGCCAGTGTGGATTCACATCACGCACTGCCGATAGTGAATCGTTCCGAGAAACAACTCTGGGCTGAAGACCTACGGGTGTACGCCGACCTCTTCGGGACGCTTTACACGCGCGTCCCAGCTGTGATCATCGCTCACGCAAGCTACCCAGCCTTTGACGGCCATGGCGGTATCCCGGCGTCGCTGTCCCGCAACATTGTGACCGACCTGTTGCGCAAGCGAATGGAGTTTTCGGGCGTTGCTATCTGCGATGATCTCGAAATGGGGGCGATTCAGAAAACCGTTGAGTTTTCTGAAGCCGTCGTCCGCGCCATTGAAGCGGGTAATGACATGATTCTCATCTGCAGCCGACCGGATTTAGTTCGGGAGGCGCAGGCTGCGCTCATTCGCGCCGTTGAGTCAGGACGGATTACCCGCCCGCGCTTGGAGACTTCGATTGACCGCATCGCTAAGGTCAAAGCGATGGTGATGGCGCCGCAGCCGTACAGCGTGGAGGCGTTCCGACGGGCGACAGAGCGATTGGCCGTCATTTATCGTGCGGCGATGGAATCTTCTGCACTTTAG